A genomic region of Glycine max cultivar Williams 82 chromosome 15, Glycine_max_v4.0, whole genome shotgun sequence contains the following coding sequences:
- the LOC100796448 gene encoding uncharacterized protein yields the protein MEESSLCCEQLPDGECIEVQKDEEDDGLIELDCQNGFPEGRKEFVAPAVGMEFESYDDAYNYYICYAKEVGFRVRVKNSWFKRNSREKYGAVLCCSSQGFKRIKDVNHLRKETRTGCPAMIRMRLVESQRWRVLEVMLEHNHMLGAKILRSVKKMGNGTKRKPLPSSDAEGQTIKLYRALVIDAGGNGNSNSCAREDITFSEFSNKWNLRKGDTQAIYNFLCRMQLTNPNFFYLMDFNDDGHLRNAFWVDARSRAACGYFGDVIYFDNTNLSNKFEIPLVTFVGINHHGQSVLLGCGLLASETTESYLWLLRTWVKCMSGCSPQTIITDRCKALQSAIVEIFPRSHHCFGLSLIMKKVPEKLGGLHNYDAIRKALIKAVYDTLKVIEFEAAWGFMIQCFGVSDHEWLRSLYEDRVRWAPVYLKGTFFAGMSAARPGESISPFFDRYVHKQTPLKEFLDKYELALHRKHKEESFSDIESRSSSPLLKTRCSFELQLSRMYTREMFMKFQLEVEEVYSCFGTTQLHVDGPIIIFLVKERVLIEGNRREIRDFEVLYSRTAGEVRCICSCFNFYGYLCRHALCVLNFNGVEEIPHKYILSRWKKDFKRLYVPDHSSGGVNDTDRIQWSNQLFRSALQVVEEGILSLDHYNVALQSLEESLSKVHDVEQRQEVMTDDAMCSPNDKDLSLSPNLDITIDDGSPNNEQLLEVEDEGNELENECGQLFEIDGSEPENGRDETTIVDSHSGESQGKDCPPPVVRMEFDTYDDAYNYYNTYAKDIGFAIRVKSSWTKRNSKEKRGAVLCCNCEGFKTTKEANSHRKETRTGCLAMIRLRLVDSNRWRVDEVKLDHNHSFDPERAQNSKSHKRMDSRAKRKVEPTLDVEVRTIKLYRMPVVDASGYGSSNSTEGGTSNISCSRRLKLKKGDPELISNYFCRIQLMNPNFFYVMDLNDDGQLRNVFWIDSRSRAAYSYFGDVVAFDSTCLSNNYEIPLVAFVGVNHHGKSVLLGCGLLADETFETYIWLFRAWLTCMTGRPPQTIITNQCKAMQSAIAEVFPRAHHRICLSQIMQSILGCFVQFQEYEAFQMALTKVIYDSKTVDEFERAWDDLTQHFGIRNHEKLQTLHEEREHWAPVYSKDTFFAGISDYEKGESVIPFFKGHVHQQTSLKEFFEIYELVQQKKHKTEVLDDFESRDLSSLLKTRCYYELQLSKLYTNAVFRKFQDEVVMMSSCFSITQTQTSGSIVTYMVKEREGEEPARDARNFEVMYDNAGAEVRCICSCFNFKGYLCRHALYILNYNCVEEIPCQYILSRWRRDFKRLYVPHLSADNVDISNPVQCFDHLYKRAMQVVEEGMISQDHYMLSWQTFKESLNKIRLVADKIE from the exons ATGGAAGAGTCCTCTCTCTGCTGCGAACAATTGCCGGATGGGGAATGCATTGAGGTTCAGAAAGACGAAGAAGACGATGGACTGATTGAATTGGACTGTCAAAATGGTTTTCCTGAAGGAAGAAAGGAATTTGTTGCACCTGCTGTTGGAATGGAGTTTGAGTCATATGATGATGCttacaattattatatttgttatgCCAAGGAGGTGGGGTTTCGCGTGAGGGTGAAGAATTCGTGGTTCAAGCGGAATAGCCGAGAGAAATATGGTGCGGTGCTTTGCTGTAGCAGCCAGGGTTTCAAGAGAATAAAGGACGTTAATCATTTGAGGAAAGAGACGAGAACTGGTTGTCCTGCTATGATAAGGATGAGGTTGGTGGAGTCTCAGAGATGGAGGGTGCTTGAGGTTATGCTTGAACATAACCACATGTTAGGTGCTAAGATACTCAGGTCGGTTAAGAAGATGGGAAATGGAACAAAGAGGAAGCCATTGCCTAGTTCTGATGCTGAGGGTCAGACGATTAAGTTATATCGTGCACTTGTGATTGATGCGGGAGGTAATGGAAATTCAAACTCTTGTGCAAGAGAGGACATAACTTTCTCTGAGTTTTCTAATAAGTGGAACCTTAGAAAAGGTGATACACAGGCCATTTATAATTTCCTCTGCCGGATGCAGTTGACTAATCCAAACTTCTTTTACTTGATGGATTTCAATGATGATGGGCATTTGAGGAATGCATTCTGGGTTGATGCTAGGTCCAGGGCCGCTTGTGGTTACTTTGGCgatgttatttattttgacaACACAAATTTgtcaaacaaatttgaaatcCCTCTTGTGACCTTTGTTGGAATAAATCACCATGGTCAATCAGTGTTATTAGGGTGTGGCCTGCTTGCGAGTGAAACAACAGAGTCTTATCTATGGTTGTTAAGGACATGGGTTAAATGTATGTCAGGATGTTCTCCCCAAACTATTATTACTGATAGGTGCAAGGCTTTGCAGAGTGCAATTGTAGAGATTTTTCCTAGATCTCATCATTGTTTTGGCTTGtcattaattatgaaaaaagtaCCAGAAAAATTGGGAGGGTTGCACAACTATGATGCAATCAGGAAAGCACTGATTAAAGCAGTTTATGATACATTGAAAGTGATCGAGTTTGAAGCAGCATGGGGATTTATGATTCAATGTTTTGGAGTTAGTGATCATGAGTGGCTTCGTTCTCTATATGAAGATCGAGTTCGTTGGGCTCCAGTATATTTGAAGGGCACATTTTTTGCTGGAATGTCCGCAGCTCGCCCTGGTGAGAGCATTAGCCCTTTCTTTGATAGATATGTGCATAAACAGACTCCTCTGAAGGAGTTTCTTGATAAGTATGAATTAGCTCTTCACAGGAAGCACAAGGAAGAATCTTTTTCAGATATTGAATCAAGGAGCTCAAGCCCATTGCTGAAAACCAGATGTTCCTTTGAATTGCAGCTCTCCAGAATGTACACAAGAGAAATGTTCATGAAATTCCAGTTAGAAGTGGAAGAAGTGTATTCTTGTTTTGGTACAACACAATTGCATGTGGATGGCCCCATCATAATTTTCTTGGTCAAGGAACGTGTTTTGATTGAAGGAAACAGACGGGAGATTAGGGATTTCGAAGTTTTGTACAGTAGAACAGCAGGTGAAGTTCGTTGCATCTGTAGttgctttaatttttatggataTCTATGTCGGCATGCACTGTGTGTTCTCAATTTTAATGGGGTTGAAGAGATACCTCACAAATACATTCTTTCACGATGGAAGAAAGATTTCAAACGTCTTTATGTTCCTGATCACAGCTCTGGTGGTGTTAATGATACTGACCGCATTCAATGGTCTAATCAGTTATTTAGAAGTGCTTTACAAGTTGTAGAGGAGGGGATACTTTCCCTAGACCATTACAATGTAGCGTTACAATCTTTAGAAGAATCACTGAGTAAGGTTCATGATGTAGAACAGAGGCAGGAG GTCATGACTGATGATGCCATGTGTTCTCCAAACGACAAGGACTTGTCGCTGAGTCCTAATCTAGATATCACG ATAGATGATGGTTCTCCAAACAATGAACAACTACTTGAGGTTGAGGATGAGGGCAATGAGCTTGAGAATGAATGTGGGCAATTGTTTGAGATTGATGGAAGTGAACCTGAAAACGGGAGGGATGAAACAACAATAGTTGATAGTCATAGTGGAGAATCTCAAGGGAAAGACTGCCCTCCGCCAGTTGTGAGAATGGAGTTTGATACCTATGATGATGCCTACAACTATTACAATACCTATGCCAAGGATATTGGATTTGCTATTCGGGTTAAATCTTCGTGGACCAAACGCAACAGCAAAGAAAAGCGTGGTGCTGTGCTGTGCTGCAACTGTGAGGGTTTCAAAACAACCAAAGAAGCAAATAGTCATAGGAAAGAAACAAGAACAGGCTGTCTAGCAATGATTAGATTGAGATTAGTGGATTCTAACAGGTGGAGAGTTGATGAAGTCAAGCTTGATCACAACCATTCCTTTGATCCTGAAAGAGCACAAAACTCTAAATCACATAAGAGGATGGACAGTAGGGCCAAAAGAAAAGTTGAGCCAACTTTAGATGTTGAAGTAAGAACAATCAAACTATATCGAATGCCTGTTGTAGATGCATCAGGTTATGGAAGCTCAAATTCTACTGAAGGAGGAACTAGCAACATTAGCTGTTCCAGGCGTTTGAAACTTAAAAAAGGTGATCCAGAACTTATTTCAAATTACTTCTGCCGCATTCAATTGATGAATCCTAACTTTTTCTATGTGATGGATCTGAATGATGATGGACAACTGAGGAATGTATTTTGGATTGATTCTAGATCTAGGGCTGCTTATAGTTATTTTGGTGATGTGGTTGCATTTGACTCAACATGTTTGTCAAACAATTATGAGATTCCACTTGTTGCATTTGTTGGTGTTAATCACCACGGGAAATCTGTTTTGCTAGGATGCGGTCTGCTTGCAGATGAGACATTTGAAACATATATTTGGTTATTTAGGGCATGGCTTACATGTATGACTGGTCGCCCTCCACAAACTATTATCACAAACCAGTGTAAGGCCATGCAAAGTGCAATTGCAGAGGTTTTCCCGAGAGCTCACCATAGAATTTGTCTATCACAAATCATGCAGAGCATTCTTGGGTGTTTTGTGCAGTTTCAGGAGTATGAAGCATTTCAGATGGCACTGACTAAAGTGATATATGACTCTAAAACAGTAGATGAATTTGAAAGGGCTTGGGATGATTTAACCCAGCATTTTGGAATAAGAAATCACGAAAAGCTCCAAACCTTACATGAGGAACGAGAGCATTGGGCTCCAGTGTACTCCAAAGACACATTTTTTGCTGGAATATCTGATTATGAAAAGGGTGAGTCCGTGATTCCCTTTTTTAAGGGTCATGTGCATCAACAAACTTCTTTGAAAGAATTTTTTGAGATTTATGAATTAGTCCAgcaaaaaaagcataaaactgAAGTTCTTGATGATTTTGAGTCGCGCGATTTGAGCTCATTACTGAAGACAAGGTGCTACTATGAGTTGCAACTCTCTAAACTGTACACAAATGCAGTATTCAGGAAGTTCCAAGATGAGGTGGTAATGATGTCCTCTTGTTTCAGCATCACACAGACTCAAACAAGTGGGTCCATAGTGACATACATGGTAAAAGAACGCGAAGGGGAAGAGCCTGCAAGAGATGCTAggaattttgaagtcatgtacGATAATGCCGGAGCAGAAGTACGCTGCATTTGTAGTTGCTTTAACTTCAAAGGTTACCTGTGCAGACATGCCTTGTATATCCTTAATTACAATTGTGTGGAGGAAATTCCATGTCAATACATTTTGTCAagatggaggagggattttaaGCGTTTGTATGTACCTCATCTCAGTGCTGACAATGTTGATATTAGCAACCCGGTTCAGTGTTTTGATCATTTGTACAAACGTGCCATGCAAGTTGTTGAAGAAGGGATGATATCCCAAGATCATTATATGCTTTCTTGGCAAACATTTAAAGAGTCTTTGAATAAGATTCGCCTTGTAGCAGACAAGAttgaataa
- the ADF1 gene encoding actin depolymerizing factor 1, with amino-acid sequence MANAASGMAVHDDCKLRFLELKAKRTHRFIVFKIEEQQKQVIVEKLGEPAQGYEDFTASLPADECRYAVYDFEYLTEGNVPKSRIFFIAWSPDTSRVRSKMIYASSKDRFKRELDGIQVELQATDPTEMGLDVFKSRAN; translated from the exons ATG GCAAACGCAGCATCTGGTATGGCAGTCCATGATGACTGCAAGTTGAGGTTTTTGGAGCTGAAGGCAAAAAGGACACACCGTTTCATAGTTTTTAAGATTGAGGAGCAGCAGAAGCAGGTCATTGTGGAGAAGCTTGGTGAGCCTGCCCAGGGCTATGAAGATTTCACTGCCAGCCTTCCTGCTGACGAGTGCCGTTATGCTgtttatgattttgagtatcTGACTGAAGGGAATGTCCCTAAAAGCAGAATTTTTTTCATTGCGTg GTCCCCTGACACATCAAGGGTGAGGAGCAAGATGATTTATGCAAGCTCCAAAGACAGATTCAAGAGGGAGCTGGATGGAATTCAAGTAGAGTTGCAAGCAACTGATCCTACTGAGATGGGTCTTGATGTGTTCAAAAGCCGTGCCAActaa
- the LOC100795399 gene encoding cinnamoyl-CoA reductase 1 isoform X1 — MANEIPHDEVVCVTGANGFIGSWLVRTLLEKENPRYTIHATIFPGSDASHLFNLHPSAASRLTLFPADLLDAAALSRAITACSGVFHVASPCTLEDPTDPQRDLLEPAVQGTLNVLTAARRVGVRRVVLTSSISAMVPNPGWPAGRAADEASWTDVEYCKGRGKWYPVAKTEAERAAWAFDGVEVVAVLPATCLGPLLQPDLNASSAVLRELMMGSRETQEYHWLGAVHVKDVAKANVLLYETPTAAGRYLCTNGIYQFSSFAAMVSELYPEFPIHRFPEETQPGLTACKDAAKRLMDLGLVLTPIQDAVREAVESLIAKGFLQCTPSQS, encoded by the exons ATGGCTAACGAAATCCCTCACGATGAGGTAGTGTGCGTTACCGGCGCCAACGGTTTCATCGGTTCGTGGCTGGTCCGAACCCTCTTGGAGAAGGAGAACCCACGCTACACCATCCACGCCACCATCTTCCCCGGCTCCGACGCCTCCCACCTCTTCAACCTCCACCCCTCCGCCGCCAGCCGCCTCACCCTCTTCCCCGCCGACCTCCTCGACGCCGCCGCCCTCTCCCGCGCCATCACCGCCTGCTCCGGCGTCTTCCACGTGGCCTCCCCCTGCACCCTCGAGGACCCCACAGACCCCCAAAGAGACCTTCTCGAACCCGCGGTTCAGGGCACCCTGAACGTCCTAACCGCCGCAAGGCGCGTGGGCGTGCGGCGCGTGGTGCTCACCTCCTCGATCTCCGCGATGGTGCCGAACCCGGGGTGGCCGGCGGGGCGGGCCGCGGACGAGGCGTCGTGGACGGACGTGGAGTACTGTAAGGGAAGGGGGAAGTGGTACCCGGTGGCGAAGACGGAGGCGGAGAGGGCGGCGTGGGCGTTCGACGGCGTGGAAGTTGTGGCGGTTCTCCCGGCGACGTGTTTAGGGCCGCTTCTGCAGCCGGATCTCAACGCGAGCTCCGCCGTGCTGCGGGAGCTGATGATGGGGTCGAGGGAGACGCAGGAGTATCACTGGTTGGGTGCGGTGCATGTGAAGGACGTTGCTAAAGCTAATGTTTTGTTATATGAAACCCCCACTGCTGCTGGTAGATACCTCTGCACCAATGGTATCTACCAGTTTTCTAGTTTTGCTGCCATGGTCTCTGAATTGTACCCCGAATTCCCTATTCACAG GTTCCCAGAAGAAACGCAACCTGGCCTGACAGCATGTAAAGATGCAGCAAAGAGACTAATGGACTTGGGTCTTGTCCTCACACCAATTCAAGATGCTGTGAGAGAAGCAGTGGAGAGCCTCATAGCTAAAGGCTTCCTGCAATGCACACCCTCACAGAGTTAG
- the LOC100795925 gene encoding uncharacterized protein isoform X1: MDKVVEEAEKVKKEWDETYKKTQEHIEAIAEYGKPGRAKEEKNSLARLNGIAQDGLALLSSFLFTLDLLAPQLPSEPEVQSTRALLQSWKTLTQNLRLNLRNANLQAKANLRKAAQEERELLLGGGEESTVRRRNLQTKAGMTSAAESITESLRRTRQLMVQEVERNTSTLMTLDESTGVLKKAESEYKGHRSLLMRTRNLLSTMQRQDVIDRVIIGVGFLLFSLAVLYVVYKRIGLLTLQRKVTEAIKAGMVGQAELRPQAVADDLNLHQVRGDCVHNAEAPLEQRIHDEL; the protein is encoded by the exons ATGGACAAGGTTGTGGAGGAGGCTGAAAAAGTGAAGAAGGAATGGGATGAAACATACAAGAAAACGCAAGAGCACATTGAGGCAATTGCAGAGTATGGAAAACCAGGAAGAGCAAAAGAGGAGAAAAATTCTCTCGCCAGATTGAATGGGATTGCTCAAGATGGCTTGGCTCTCCTTTCTTCCTTCCTCTTCACCCTCGATCTTCTTGCTCCTCAATTGCCCTCTGAGCCAGAGGTCCAATCCACACGTGCCTTGCTTCAATCTTGGAAAACACTAACTCAAAA tttGCGGTTAAATCTGCGGAATGCCAATCTCCAAGCGAAGGCTAACTTGAGGAAAGCTGCTCAGGAGGAG AGAGAACTACTTCTGGGTGGCGGAGAAGAGTCCACAGTTCGCAGACGCAATTTACA GACAAAAGCTGGAATGACATCTGCTGCAGAGAGCATCACGGAAAGCCTTCGTCGTACTCGTCAATTGATGGTTCAG GAGGTTGAAAGAAACACAAGCACACTTATGACTCTTG ATGAGTCAACTGGGGTGTTAAAAAAGGCTGAAAGTGAATATAAAGGGCACCGCTCGTTGTTGATGAGAACACGAAATCTCCTCTCCACAATGCAACGTCAAGATGTCATAGACAG GGTAATAATCGGGGTTGGGTTTTTGTTGTTCTCCCTTGCTGTTCTTTATGTTGTTTACAAGCGAATCGGACTACTTACGTTGCAGAgaaaggtaactgaggccataaAAGCCGGTATGGTGGGACAGGCAGAGCTAAGACCCCAAGCTGTTGCAGATGACTTGAATCTTCATCAAGTCAGAGGCGACTGTGTTCATAATGCAGAGGCTCCTTTAGAACAAAGAATACATGATGAACTATGA
- the ADF1 gene encoding actin depolymerizing factor 1 isoform X1: protein MGQHKSNMNVMDHNWALKPQFGPLGNRKEKACAADINNFVTLHHNSPFPKFLILPFLSEPSITLTRSYIRSSTVALSNNHNTIFITWSPDTSRVRSKMIYASSKDRFKRELDGIQVELQATDPTEMGLDVFKSRAN, encoded by the exons ATGGGACAACACAAAAGCAATATGAATGTGATGGACCACAATTGGGCCCTCAAGCCCCAATTCGGCCCATTGGGCAATCGAAAAGAAAAAGCATGCGCTGCggatattaataattttgtgaCGCTCCACCACAATTCCCCATTCCCAAAATTTCTCATTCTCCCTTTCCTCTCCGAACCCTCGATCACTCTCACGCGCTCCTATATTCGCTCCTCCACCGTCGCTCTCTCGAACAACCACAACACCATCTTCATCACATG GTCCCCTGACACATCAAGGGTGAGGAGCAAGATGATTTATGCAAGCTCCAAAGACAGATTCAAGAGGGAGCTGGATGGAATTCAAGTAGAGTTGCAAGCAACTGATCCTACTGAGATGGGTCTTGATGTGTTCAAAAGCCGTGCCAActaa
- the LOC100794863 gene encoding probable methyltransferase At1g29790: MGNEAHDQQYSNKLQAYGHSQKHKLKSILLVILTNLVTIYIFTGPISFLYHSSTSPRDSNSILMELNSTKAQLVATHSLLSELHHRLNSSNLLVQALLIDLTRQQEKQSNSADQNQVSLKVGSDELSFALGPHKLPFGYSPRIGSDEIHLPAGASCMRLHEELTQYMAYEIGGECPMDDVLAQRLMLKGCEPFPRRRCRPKSPTNYVEPTPLPESLWTTPPDTSIVWDAYACKSYQCLIDRKNKPGSYDCKNCFDLQGEEKSKWIFDDGGLDFGIDQVLATKAMGTVRVGLDIGGETGTFAARMRERNVIIITSTLNLDGPFNNIIASRGLVPMHISISQRFPFFDNTLDIVHSMDVLSNWIPDTMLEFVLYDVYRVLRPGGLFWLDHFFCFGSQLNKTYVPMLDRIGFNRLRWHVGTKLDRKNVFRGGHNSSHVGDNDDDHGDNHDDGDSSSSNNDSDDDDNHDDDHDNDGINTNGDHVSGDDNSHDGDGDSYSDGDGCDNNFVVN, translated from the exons ATGGGAAATGAAGCCCATGACCAACAATACTCAAACAAATTGCAAGCATATGGTCACAGCCAAAAGCACAAGCTGAAGTCTATTTTGCTAGTCATACTCACCAACCTTGTCACCATTTACATCTTCACTGGTCCAATCAGTTTTTTGTACCACTCCTCTACGAGTCCTCGTGACTCGAATTCTATCTTGATGGAACTCAACTCCACCAAAGCTCAACTTGTTGCCACTCACTCACTCTTGTCTGAACTGCACCACAGACTCAACTCCTCTAACTTACTTGTCCAGGCACTGCTCATTGATCTCACGCGCCAACAAGAAAAGCAATCCAACAGTGCTGATCAGAATCAAGTGAGTTTGAAGGTAGGGAGTGATGAGCTCAGTTTTGCACTTGGCCCTCACAAGCTCCCTTTTGGGTACTCACCGAGGATAGGATCAGATGAGATTCACCTGCCTGCCGGTGCATCATGCATGAGGCTTCATGAGGAGTTAACCCAATATATGGCATATGAGATTGGAGGGGAGTGCCCTATGGATGATGTGCTTGCACAAAGGCTCATGCTCAAAGGGTGTGAGCCGTTCCCTCGTAGGAGATGCCGCCCTAAGTCTCCTACAAATTATGTGGAGCCAACACCTTTGCCTGAGAGCCTTTGGACAACCCCACCAGACACTAGCATTGTTTGGGATGCTTATGCTTGCAAAAGTTACCAGTGTCTCATTGACAGAAAGAACAAGCCAGGCTCTTATGACTGCAAGAACTGCTTTGATTTGCAAGGTGAAGAGAAGAGTAAGTGGATCTTTGATGATGGTGGACTTGATTTTGGAATAGACCAAGTTCTTGCAACAAAAGCCATGGGGACGGTTCGTGTTGGACTTGACATTGGTGGTGAAACTGGAACATTTGCTGCAAGGATGAGGGAAAGGAATGTGATCATCATCACAAGCACACTGAATTTGGATGGCCCTTTCAACAACATCATTGCATCAAGGGGTTTGGTGCCAATGCATATTAGTATCTCCCAAAGGTTTCCTTTCTTTGACAACACACTGGATATTGTGCACTCTATGGATGTCTTGAGTAATTGGATACCAGACACCATGCTTGAGTTTGTACTATATGATGTATACAGGGTGTTGAGGCCAGGTGGTCTGTTCTGGCTTGACCATTTCTTTTGCTTTGGGTCACAACTCAACAAAACTTACGTGCCAATGTTGGATCGAATTGGATTCAATAGATTGAGGTGGCATGTTGGAACCAAACTTGATCGCAAGAATGTGTT CCGTGGTGGCCATAATAGCAGTCATGTTGGTGACAACGATGATGATCATGGTGACAATCATGACGATGGTGACAGCAGTAGTAGCAACAATGATAGTGATGACGATGATAatcatgatgatgatcatgacaATGATGGTATTAACACTAACGGTGATCATGTTAGTGGTGACGACAATAGTCATGATGGCGACGGTGATAGTTATAGTGATGGTGATGGTTGTGATAACAATTTtgttgtaaattaa
- the LOC100795399 gene encoding cinnamoyl-CoA reductase 1 isoform X2, which produces MANEIPHDEVVCVTGANGFIGSWLVRTLLEKENPRYTIHATIFPGSDASHLFNLHPSAASRLTLFPADLLDAAALSRAITACSGVFHVASPCTLEDPTDPQRDLLEPAVQGTLNVLTAARRVGVRRVVLTSSISAMVPNPGWPAGRAADEASWTDVEYCKGRGKWYPVAKTEAERAAWAFDGVEVVAVLPATCLGPLLQPDLNASSAVLRELMMGSRETQEYHWLGAVHVKDVAKANVLLYETPTAAGRYLCTNGIYQFSSFAAMVSELYPEFPIHR; this is translated from the exons ATGGCTAACGAAATCCCTCACGATGAGGTAGTGTGCGTTACCGGCGCCAACGGTTTCATCGGTTCGTGGCTGGTCCGAACCCTCTTGGAGAAGGAGAACCCACGCTACACCATCCACGCCACCATCTTCCCCGGCTCCGACGCCTCCCACCTCTTCAACCTCCACCCCTCCGCCGCCAGCCGCCTCACCCTCTTCCCCGCCGACCTCCTCGACGCCGCCGCCCTCTCCCGCGCCATCACCGCCTGCTCCGGCGTCTTCCACGTGGCCTCCCCCTGCACCCTCGAGGACCCCACAGACCCCCAAAGAGACCTTCTCGAACCCGCGGTTCAGGGCACCCTGAACGTCCTAACCGCCGCAAGGCGCGTGGGCGTGCGGCGCGTGGTGCTCACCTCCTCGATCTCCGCGATGGTGCCGAACCCGGGGTGGCCGGCGGGGCGGGCCGCGGACGAGGCGTCGTGGACGGACGTGGAGTACTGTAAGGGAAGGGGGAAGTGGTACCCGGTGGCGAAGACGGAGGCGGAGAGGGCGGCGTGGGCGTTCGACGGCGTGGAAGTTGTGGCGGTTCTCCCGGCGACGTGTTTAGGGCCGCTTCTGCAGCCGGATCTCAACGCGAGCTCCGCCGTGCTGCGGGAGCTGATGATGGGGTCGAGGGAGACGCAGGAGTATCACTGGTTGGGTGCGGTGCATGTGAAGGACGTTGCTAAAGCTAATGTTTTGTTATATGAAACCCCCACTGCTGCTGGTAGATACCTCTGCACCAATGGTATCTACCAGTTTTCTAGTTTTGCTGCCATGGTCTCTGAATTGTACCCCGAATTCCCTATTCACAG GTAA
- the LOC100795925 gene encoding uncharacterized protein isoform X2, with amino-acid sequence MDKVVEEAEKVKKEWDETYKKTQEHIEAIAEYGKPGRAKEEKNSLARLNGIAQDGLALLSSFLFTLDLLAPQLPSEPEVQSTRALLQSWKTLTQNLRLNLRNANLQAKANLRKAAQEERELLLGGGEESTVRRRNLQTKAGMTSAAESITESLRRTRQLMVQEVERNTSTLMTLDESTGVLKKAESEYKGHRSLLMRTRNLLSTMQRQDVIDRER; translated from the exons ATGGACAAGGTTGTGGAGGAGGCTGAAAAAGTGAAGAAGGAATGGGATGAAACATACAAGAAAACGCAAGAGCACATTGAGGCAATTGCAGAGTATGGAAAACCAGGAAGAGCAAAAGAGGAGAAAAATTCTCTCGCCAGATTGAATGGGATTGCTCAAGATGGCTTGGCTCTCCTTTCTTCCTTCCTCTTCACCCTCGATCTTCTTGCTCCTCAATTGCCCTCTGAGCCAGAGGTCCAATCCACACGTGCCTTGCTTCAATCTTGGAAAACACTAACTCAAAA tttGCGGTTAAATCTGCGGAATGCCAATCTCCAAGCGAAGGCTAACTTGAGGAAAGCTGCTCAGGAGGAG AGAGAACTACTTCTGGGTGGCGGAGAAGAGTCCACAGTTCGCAGACGCAATTTACA GACAAAAGCTGGAATGACATCTGCTGCAGAGAGCATCACGGAAAGCCTTCGTCGTACTCGTCAATTGATGGTTCAG GAGGTTGAAAGAAACACAAGCACACTTATGACTCTTG ATGAGTCAACTGGGGTGTTAAAAAAGGCTGAAAGTGAATATAAAGGGCACCGCTCGTTGTTGATGAGAACACGAAATCTCCTCTCCACAATGCAACGTCAAGATGTCATAGACAG Agaaaggtaa